ATAAAGATGCATGGACCCTCCACGTCCACGAGCGTTTCCTGTGGCCTTACCGTATAATTCTGCCATAATTTCTTCAGGCGTTGCACCTAGCAAAAGAGCAAGCGCATGGCAACGATAGGAAGTGATGTACCAATTTTCTTGCCCTAAAGCTTGGACAGCGGCAACTTGGATCGCTTCTTGTCCGATATAAGAGTGAAAAAAGCCACCGATTTTACCTTGTTGATAAGCAGACTCCGCGCGAATTTCAAAATTGCGGATGGTTAACATTTTTGTCAGCTGTTGAATAAGGAGATCTTTTCCTAGAAGTGCAATCACTTCGTTTTGGTTGGAAGGGAAAAAAGAATGCGGAAGGGTTTTGTTCACTGAATTACCTAAAATTTAACTCATCTAGTTGATGAGCCATTTTAACATAGAAGTAGAAAAAAGCAAGAAGACCTTGCGTCCATTGAAATCTCTACCTCCACTCTTTTTCCCACTCTCCCTTCTGGGGTTTTTAGGATGGACCCCAGTTTTTTTACCTTACACTCCCTTTTGCTGGTTAAAATTTAACTTTGCACAAGGTTAGCAACAGGAGCTTCTCGTGCATTTTTTGCGGCAGCCATTTTCTCTTTTATTTCATGGTGAACCACTGTTGTCACGCAGGAATCCGACCACACATTAATAGCCGTCTCAAGCATATCAATTAAGGTGTAAAAAGGAAGAATCACCCCTAATACATTTAAAGGAACATTCATAGTAGCCAAAAATGCGCTCGCAAGAAAATAACACCCCATAGGCACTCCCGCATTTCCCACAGCTGCAATTGTCGCAATAAAAATCCACGCGATCATTTCGACAGGGGAAAAAACAACACCTGCATGCATTGAAACGAATAAAACGGTGATTAAAATAAAGGCCGCACACCCGTTCATATTAATGGTAGTGCATAAAGGGAAACTGAATCTGGCCACTTGGCGAGAAATCTTTAGGCGATCCTCAGCACATTGCATGGCAAGAGGGAGCGTGGCGCTTGACGATTTGGAAAAGAAGGCCAATGATAAAGCAGGAAGCATAGCTTTAGCTGTTTGAAAGGGGGATATTTTTTTTAGCTTTAAAAAGAGAGGTAAAACCAAAAAAGCCTGCACCAAGTTGGCGATCACTACACAAGATAAGTATAAGGCTAAACTTTTAATTTCGAGCCCTGCGCGCATATCGCGCACAAACAAAGTTAAAAAGGCGCAAATTGCAAAAGGCATCAACCACACAATCCAGGTGGTAATCTTCATAATAGCGGCATAAAGGGCTGAAAAAAATGCATGCAGGAGTTCTCTTTTATCATTCGGGAGACTCAATATTGCAAAACTAAACAACATAGCTAAGAAAAGCACTCCGATGACATTGTTCTCGCTAAATGGTTGAACGATATTGCTGGGAATTGCCTGGAGCAAATAGGTTAAATACCCTGTTTGGTTGGCCTTAGGAATCTCAGTGAATTGAACAGTAATTTGGGAACTCGTTGGATCAATTAATACAAATAAAATTAACGCCACTGTAGCAGCAAAAATTGTGGTTAGTAAGGTGTATTTGAGAACTTTCAATCCCATTAAACGAATGTCTTGAGCACTTTTCATGCCAGAGGCTGTAGCCACAATTGAGAGAAAAATGATCGGAAGGCTGACCAGCTTAAGCAAATTGATGAAAACCTCTGAAATAATAGAGGCTCCTTGATCTATCCATGGCAAATTCATATAACCTGCCAGTAGTCCAGCAAATACAGCAACAGCAAAACCGCTGTTCCCGTTATAATTTATTTTTAGGGGCATGGTGAGAGATCCTCGATAGTCATTGTCGTGTAGCTTTTTTACCGCTTAAGGGGTTGTTATAGAACAAACTTCTATTATCTGTCAAAACCGAGCTGCTATTCCCTTTTGCCAAAAATTGCGGTGCCAATCCTTAACAAAGTCGCCCCTTCTGCAATAGCCCACTCAAAATCATTCGACATTCCCATGGATAGATGAGAAAGAGGATACCCGCCGGAAACAACCAATTGCTCTTTAAGTTTACGTAGTTTTTTGAAGCACGTCCTGACAATATATTCATCTTGAGAAAAAGGAGCTATTGTCATCAGCCCCTCCACGCAGATACCAGAGAGGGAAAGAAGTTGCTCATATCCATTTCGGCAAGATTCAATCGTCCACCCCTGCTTCGTTAATTCTCCTGAGGTATTCACTTGAAGAAGGACGGAAGTTTTTTTGCCTAGTTTTAAGCTCGTCTCGGAGATTTTTCTGGCTACTTCGAAACTATCTACCGAATGGACAAGAGCAAATTTTCCTATAACTTTGGAAACTTTATTGAGCTGCAATGAACCAATCAAATGCCATTGGATATCTTGGGGAGTAAGGGGCTGTTTTTTGAGGGCTTCTTGAACCCGGTTTTCTCCAAAATTATGGCACCCCACCTCATATACAGATAAGATAGCTTCTACAGGATAAGTTTTAGTAACAGCGATTAGAGAGATTTCACCAGGAAGCCTCCCATAAGTATAAGCGAGTTGTTCAATACGAGTTTTAAGTTCGAGGTAATTGTCTTGAGCCCATGTCATTTTAAATCTATTCCTACTAAGGGGATTAAGCTTTTATAGGGAGAAGGCCAAGGAAAGGTGAAGGGAGGGTGGGTCAGTCTCTTTCATAACCTTTCGGCTTTCCCAAAATTTCATGGTAAAGGATCATATCTTTGGCAGAAGAAGCTTGACGCACTAATTTTTTTGCTCGTGACGCAGAATTTTTTGCATAGCGGGGATAATGAAATTCTTTAGAGGCAACAGGTAAAGTTTTGTCAAGAAGGCTTTTTTTGGCTGTATGTCCTGTAGAAATAGGCTTAGGGGGATTTTTTTTAGCTGGCCCCTTTACTTGCACATCCAATGCCCCCCGCAGTTCTTGAAAAGCTCGGGCCTCTTGCCCGCGTTCAAGTTGAAAATCGTCGGGATGGGAGCGACGTCTTCTCTCGTCTAGCACTTTTTTAACGAAGAGAAAAACCGCCGCGAACATCCAAATAATAACTCCCAAAACCTCGCTAATATCCATATTTACCGGATAGGCCTATCTTTTTCTTCAGGTTGAGCAATGGAAGCCCGCATATCTGTATCGGCTTGAATATTTTGGATACGTTGGTAGTCCATAATTCCTAAATTCCCTTTCTCAAAGGCATGGGCCATAGCGAGAGGCACAGCAGCTTTAGCTTCCACAAGCTTAGCTTCCATATCTTTAATTTTGGCAATATTTTCTTGTTCTAATGCAACAGCCATGGCGCGCCTTTTTTCAGCTTCAGCTTGAGCAATTTGCATATCTGCCTGCGCTTTAGCTGCACGCAGCTTAGCTCCAATGTTTTCTCCCAGATCCATTTCCACAATGTCAATCGATAAGATTAAAAAGGCGGTCGAAGAATCTAATCCTTTTTCAAGCACGACCTTAGAAATTCTTTGAGGTGATTCTAAAACTTGCAAGTGAGTATCTGACCCTCCGATAGCGCTGACAATCCCCTCACCTACCCGAGCAATGATCGTTTCTTCAGTGGCCCCCCCCACAAGCTGAGCAATATTAGTTCTAACCGTCACTCTCGCCCGCACTTTGATTTGAATTCCGTCCTTTGCTACCCCTACGCTATAGCCGCCAGGACTTGGACAATCAATCACTTTGGGATTAACAGAAGTCTGTACGGCGGCTTTCAGATCTCGTCCCGCTAAATCGATCGCGGTAGCCCGACGCCAATCTAAATTCAAATTTGCTTTATCTGCCGCAATCATTGCTTCTACGACTTCTGCGACATGCCCCCCTGCCATATAGTGGGTTTCCAAATCCGCTACTGAAATATCCTTTAAGCCTGCTTTATAGGCATTGATGCGAGCATTCACAATTAATTTTGGCGGAATCTTTCGCAAACTCATGCCGATAATATTAAAAAGCCCAATCGGGGTTCCTGAAACGAAAGCTTGAAACCATAGGCTGATAAATTTCCCTAGGATCCCTAGCATAATAAAAGCCACAATTCCTAGAAAAATAAAGAGCATATAAAACTCGCTACTAATCTCTGCTACTAAAAGATGCATAATCATACTTCCTTATGTGTCGTTGAATGGAGAGGAGGGTGAGTTAAATACTTTAACAATTAAACTTTCTCCTTCGCCACCGATAATTAAAACCTCAGTTCCTTTGATCAAATATCCGCTTTGAGAAATTGCTTGTAAATGCCTTCTCTCAAAAAGGATGATCCCCCCAGGTTTTAGATCGGTAAAAGCTATCGCGCGTTTTCCCAATAAAGCATTATCATACGTGGAAGCTTGATAGCCAGACTGATCTTGATTGGAGTAAATACTGAAACCCGGCTGGCTGCGTGGAATTTTCCATAACATAAATTTGCATACACCTA
This window of the Parachlamydia sp. AcF125 genome carries:
- a CDS encoding YggS family pyridoxal phosphate-dependent enzyme, which translates into the protein MTWAQDNYLELKTRIEQLAYTYGRLPGEISLIAVTKTYPVEAILSVYEVGCHNFGENRVQEALKKQPLTPQDIQWHLIGSLQLNKVSKVIGKFALVHSVDSFEVARKISETSLKLGKKTSVLLQVNTSGELTKQGWTIESCRNGYEQLLSLSGICVEGLMTIAPFSQDEYIVRTCFKKLRKLKEQLVVSGGYPLSHLSMGMSNDFEWAIAEGATLLRIGTAIFGKRE
- the floA gene encoding flotillin-like protein FloA (flotillin-like protein involved in membrane lipid rafts), with protein sequence MIMHLLVAEISSEFYMLFIFLGIVAFIMLGILGKFISLWFQAFVSGTPIGLFNIIGMSLRKIPPKLIVNARINAYKAGLKDISVADLETHYMAGGHVAEVVEAMIAADKANLNLDWRRATAIDLAGRDLKAAVQTSVNPKVIDCPSPGGYSVGVAKDGIQIKVRARVTVRTNIAQLVGGATEETIIARVGEGIVSAIGGSDTHLQVLESPQRISKVVLEKGLDSSTAFLILSIDIVEMDLGENIGAKLRAAKAQADMQIAQAEAEKRRAMAVALEQENIAKIKDMEAKLVEAKAAVPLAMAHAFEKGNLGIMDYQRIQNIQADTDMRASIAQPEEKDRPIR
- a CDS encoding dicarboxylate/amino acid:cation symporter; its protein translation is MPLKINYNGNSGFAVAVFAGLLAGYMNLPWIDQGASIISEVFINLLKLVSLPIIFLSIVATASGMKSAQDIRLMGLKVLKYTLLTTIFAATVALILFVLIDPTSSQITVQFTEIPKANQTGYLTYLLQAIPSNIVQPFSENNVIGVLFLAMLFSFAILSLPNDKRELLHAFFSALYAAIMKITTWIVWLMPFAICAFLTLFVRDMRAGLEIKSLALYLSCVVIANLVQAFLVLPLFLKLKKISPFQTAKAMLPALSLAFFSKSSSATLPLAMQCAEDRLKISRQVARFSFPLCTTINMNGCAAFILITVLFVSMHAGVVFSPVEMIAWIFIATIAAVGNAGVPMGCYFLASAFLATMNVPLNVLGVILPFYTLIDMLETAINVWSDSCVTTVVHHEIKEKMAAAKNAREAPVANLVQS
- a CDS encoding NfeD family protein, coding for MISIGFLLIGLLLISIEFYLPGAIMAVLGAISLCIGIVLFAVSSQSAVETLLFLMVALILVIGVCKFMLWKIPRSQPGFSIYSNQDQSGYQASTYDNALLGKRAIAFTDLKPGGIILFERRHLQAISQSGYLIKGTEVLIIGGEGESLIVKVFNSPSSPFNDT